In Halobacteria archaeon AArc-dxtr1, the sequence TCGCCAGCAGCCTCCACGACGACGCGATCGACGAGCACGACAGCGCGAAGCGCTTTCGCAACGAGCGCGTCACCGTGGGGGATCTGTTGCTCGCAGACGTCCTGGAACTTGCCGGGGAGCTCCCCGCCGACGCGGACGTCGGTGCGACGGCGGCGAGCGTTCGCGAGATCGCCCGCGGCCAGCTCGCCGAAGAGGCCGTCGATCCCACAGTGGCCTCACGCGAACTCGCCATCGAGCGCGTCGAGCAACGCGGTTCCGTCTGGGGGTCGCTGGTCGCGAGCCTCGTCGATGCCGGCGGCGATCACCCGGTCGCCCAACTCGACCGAATCGAGTCGATTACCGCCGACTTGCTGTTCGTGTATACGATCTTCGACGACGTGGCTGACCTCTCCGAAGATGTGCGAAACGGCGTCTCGAGCGTGCCGCTGCTGTTGCTCGCAGATAGCGAGGCGGACCGAGCAGTCGAGCTGGAGCGCCCGCCCGGATCGGATGGGGATTCCCACGCGGCCGCTGTCACGCGCACGGTTCTGGACTCCGACGTTCCCGAACAACTCCGCGAACTGGTTGCGAGTCGCGAGGCGGCGATCGAGACCACTGCCGAGGCGTTCTACGAGGCTGGCGAGTACACGCCGCGGGCAGTCGCGCCGGCGGTCGACGAGGCTCTCGAGTGGTACTGCGAGTCCGCCTGTACGACGCCACCTTCGGCGACGGTCTCTCCGGCGGTTCGCGACGACGTTCGCGCGCAGCTGTCGGCAGATCCGGAGACGCGGTGTGCGTTCGTCGAGTCGATGCTCCGGGAGTCGCCGCTTCCGACAGCGATCTTCCCCGACGCGGCGACGATCGTCGACTCGCTTCCGCCGGAGCCCCTCGGCGATCTGACGGTACGACTCGTCCACGTCGACGCGCTGGCCCGGGAGACGATGCCGACGGATCTCGACGCGGCGCTGGAATCGCTGCGCCGGCGGGTGGAATCCGACAACAGCTGATCACCGATTCGCTGGAGCGACCGCCGAATCTCCACGGTATACCCCTACTGGCTTGCGAGCGCCGCCCGGGTACCTAGCTTCATTATTCGGTAGGTACAATCTCCGCGAGAACCGTGGTACCGCGGTTCGTACTCACCAATGACGAACGACGAGCAACTTTCGCGCGAGATGGAGCGCATGACCGACACGGAAGTAGCGGCGTACTTCGAGAACGCGGAGCCAGCCACCGCGCTGGTTCCGGTCGGCTCGATGGAACAACACGGCCCACACCTCTGTCTGGGGACTGACGCACTCATCCCCGAGGAAGTGAGTCGGCGGATCGCCCCCGACCTCGACGCGCTCGTCGCCCCGCGGGTAAACTACGGCGTCTCCGACGACCACGTCGGCTTTTCCGGCGTCGCCTACCTGACCCAGGAGACGCTGATCGACGTCCTCCACGACGTCGCCTACTCGCTGTGTGAAGCCGGCTTCGACGACGTCGTTTTCCTGAACGGACACTACACGAACGAGGCTCCGATCAAGGTGGCCTGCAACAAGGTGATGCGCGAACTGCCCGCGGACAAGCACGTCTATGGCTTCCCCTACTGGATGGCGCTTGGTTTCGAGGAGATGGCGGAGTACCTCTCCTTCGAAGAGGGCTGGCACGCCAACGTCGGCGAGACAGCGGCCGTGCTCGCGATCGACGAGGAGTTGGTCGACATGGACGAGGCCGTCGCAGAGTACCCAGAGATGTCGATGGACGTCCCGAACCCGGCGACGCTGATGGATTCGACCTTCTTCGGCCCGTCGACGATGTTCCGCGCGCTGGAGACCGGCGTCTGGGGCGACCCGACCGAAGCCACCGCAGAACGCGGCGAAGAGTACTACGAAATGATCACCGACGCGGTCGCCACGCTGATCACGACGTTCCAGACGGAACGCGAGAAGACGTACATGCGGGATCGACCGACCGAAGAAGAGCTGTTCTGACGCGGCGATGAGCTGGGCGTCGCCTGGTGCGAAGGCGACACGTAACCCCCTCAGTCAGTCGCCCTCAGCAGACGAGTGGGCCGCTGCCCGCCGACGGAGTTCTGCAGAGATAGCCGGTACGTCCGCGGCCTCGACTGCTCCCTCGGCATCGATCTCCTCGATCGATTTCGGGAACGTTCGGAGTTCGCGGTGGATGGCGATGCCGGTTTTTGCGCCCTCGCCCATCGCGATCGGAATCTGGTTAGAGCCGGGCGTGAGGTCGCCGACGGCGTACAGCCCGTCGACCGACGTCCTCCCGTGTTCGTCGGCGGCGACGGTGCCGTCGTCCTCGAGTTCGGCGCCCAGCGAGGCCGCGAGGTCGCTGTTGTACTCGGCGCCACACATCGCGAACCCGCCGGCGTACTCGCGAGTGGTGCCATCCTCGAAGGTCATCGACTCAAGCCAGCCGTCCTCGCCGTTTTGGACGCCGGTCACCGCCTCGCTCACGACCTTGACGGGATGATTCGCGAGCTGCTCGTCGGTCTCTTCGCTCCACGTCGGCTCCTCCCCCTGAAGCAGGAGGTCGACCTGGTCGGTGAAGTTGAGCATGATCATCGCGACAGTCGCGGCGCTCTCGCCCTGCCCCATCACGTAGACCGGCTCGTCGACGAACATGTACGCGTCACAGTACAGGCAGTAGTGGAGTCCTCGCCCGGTCCGGGGCAGCGGCGGCTCCGGGCGCCCGTCCGAGAAGCCGGTCGCGATCACGACGCGATCGGCGCGGATCGTCCCGTCGTCGGTCTCGAGTGTGAACCCATCCTCGTCCCGACCGATGTCGGTCACGAACGTCCGGCGGTAGTCAGCGCCGTAGGACTGGACCTGCTCGCGTGCGGTTTCGAGGAATTCCTTCCCGGAGACGGTCTCGGGGATGCCGATCACGTTGTGAGTATCCTGCATCATCGCGGCGCGGCCGCCCCCGCGATCGAAGACCGCCGTCTCGTGGCCGAGCCGGGTCGTATACAGCGCTGCCGTCAGGCCGGCTGGACCGCCGCCCACGACGGCCACCTCGTACCGGTCACTGGCTATCTCTGTCATCACCTCTCGTTGGGTTCCGAGCCCTAAACGTCGTTCGGCGATCGCGGGATCGATCGCACGTGGCCCGTTCAGTTGTACTCACGCCACCGATATCCGCACTCGGTGCACTTGAAAAACCGCGTCGGCGGCTCGTCGGCAGAAGCCGTCTGCTTGATCGTGTACCACGCCTCTTCGGTCCCACACTCCTCACAGCGGACGTCCGTAGCGATCGGCTTCCCCTCGAAGTTCGCCTCCTCGCTGGATTCGATCACGTCGTCGTCGGTCTGGGTCTCCGTCGAGACGAACGCCGACTCGGCCTCTCGGTCGCGTTCCGTCTCACCGCCGCAGTCGTCGTTCGCACAGACCATACGCTCGCCCTCGGCTCGCATCATCGAGCCGCAGTCGTCGCAAAATTGCATGCCCGCCGGTACGGCGTCGGGACGCAAAAATCTTCGAGCTTCGTCGCAGTCCCGGCGCCTCTCCTGATTCAGTCCTCGATTCGCGCGCCCGCCCGAGACGGTTCGGCGACGAACACCTCTCCCTCGAGGCCACGCTCCTCGAGGGCCAGGCGAGCGGCCTCGCGGGCCTCCTCGGCGTGGCGCTCGTCGGTGACGCCGTAGACGACGGGTCCCCACGACGACTGGCCGACGCCGGTGAGGACAGGGCTTGTCTCGAGTGTTGCGACCAGTTCGCCGGCGGGCGGTCGGTAAACGCCGCCCTGGGCGTCGGCGTACCACGCGCCGTTCTTGCGGCCGATCGCCGCTACCGCGTCCCCGAAGGGCTCGAGGTCGCCTTCCGTCGCGGCCGGCAGCAGCTGCCCGGTCACGATCCGGGCGATTTCGTCGGCGACGCCCGGATCGGCGCGCTCGACAACCGATCGGATACTCTCGTCCTCACCGTCGCCGCTGCGGCCCGGATCAGCCGCGGGAATCGTCACGACGAACCGCCAGTCGGTCGGCAGTTCGTGTCGGGCGACGACCGGGGGGACCGTCCAGTCGCCCTCCGCGGGTGGATCGGTCGTGAATCGGCCGGTCGGGTGGCCCGCGTCGACGACGAAGCCTCCCGCCTCGAAGGTCGCGACGCCGACGCCGCTGCGTCCACCCCGGCCCATGGCGGGTGCACGCTCACGAACTCGCGGTTCGAGGTCGTAGGTCGCGGCCGTCGCGGCCAGCACCGACAGTGCGAGTTGGGTGCCACTTCCCAGGCCGACGTGGCGCGGGAACCGCGCTTCG encodes:
- a CDS encoding class 1 isoprenoid biosynthesis enzyme; this encodes MPIPLQDRTADLSLSPETERDVARYLDQGGMLGVLAYTFVALSSASDGDVQDPAGVDHVLDSGDRELAANVATQLTLLFVASSLHDDAIDEHDSAKRFRNERVTVGDLLLADVLELAGELPADADVGATAASVREIARGQLAEEAVDPTVASRELAIERVEQRGSVWGSLVASLVDAGGDHPVAQLDRIESITADLLFVYTIFDDVADLSEDVRNGVSSVPLLLLADSEADRAVELERPPGSDGDSHAAAVTRTVLDSDVPEQLRELVASREAAIETTAEAFYEAGEYTPRAVAPAVDEALEWYCESACTTPPSATVSPAVRDDVRAQLSADPETRCAFVESMLRESPLPTAIFPDAATIVDSLPPEPLGDLTVRLVHVDALARETMPTDLDAALESLRRRVESDNS
- a CDS encoding creatininase family protein, producing the protein MTNDEQLSREMERMTDTEVAAYFENAEPATALVPVGSMEQHGPHLCLGTDALIPEEVSRRIAPDLDALVAPRVNYGVSDDHVGFSGVAYLTQETLIDVLHDVAYSLCEAGFDDVVFLNGHYTNEAPIKVACNKVMRELPADKHVYGFPYWMALGFEEMAEYLSFEEGWHANVGETAAVLAIDEELVDMDEAVAEYPEMSMDVPNPATLMDSTFFGPSTMFRALETGVWGDPTEATAERGEEYYEMITDAVATLITTFQTEREKTYMRDRPTEEELF
- a CDS encoding NAD(P)/FAD-dependent oxidoreductase, coding for MTEIASDRYEVAVVGGGPAGLTAALYTTRLGHETAVFDRGGGRAAMMQDTHNVIGIPETVSGKEFLETAREQVQSYGADYRRTFVTDIGRDEDGFTLETDDGTIRADRVVIATGFSDGRPEPPLPRTGRGLHYCLYCDAYMFVDEPVYVMGQGESAATVAMIMLNFTDQVDLLLQGEEPTWSEETDEQLANHPVKVVSEAVTGVQNGEDGWLESMTFEDGTTREYAGGFAMCGAEYNSDLAASLGAELEDDGTVAADEHGRTSVDGLYAVGDLTPGSNQIPIAMGEGAKTGIAIHRELRTFPKSIEEIDAEGAVEAADVPAISAELRRRAAAHSSAEGD
- a CDS encoding transcription factor S — its product is MQFCDDCGSMMRAEGERMVCANDDCGGETERDREAESAFVSTETQTDDDVIESSEEANFEGKPIATDVRCEECGTEEAWYTIKQTASADEPPTRFFKCTECGYRWREYN
- a CDS encoding GHMP kinase; protein product: MATVSAGARLHVGFQNLSLARDRLYGGIGVGLAAPRITVSAEPDTEVTGSGALATSYARRATDILDVPGVRVDVEARFPRHVGLGSGTQLALSVLAATAATYDLEPRVRERAPAMGRGGRSGVGVATFEAGGFVVDAGHPTGRFTTDPPAEGDWTVPPVVARHELPTDWRFVVTIPAADPGRSGDGEDESIRSVVERADPGVADEIARIVTGQLLPAATEGDLEPFGDAVAAIGRKNGAWYADAQGGVYRPPAGELVATLETSPVLTGVGQSSWGPVVYGVTDERHAEEAREAARLALEERGLEGEVFVAEPSRAGARIED